In Dromiciops gliroides isolate mDroGli1 chromosome 4, mDroGli1.pri, whole genome shotgun sequence, one DNA window encodes the following:
- the LOC122752639 gene encoding 60S ribosomal protein L18a-like, translating into MKASGTLREYKVVGRCLPTPKSPVPPLYRMRIFAPNHVVAKSRFWYFVSQLKKMKKSSGEIVYCGQVFEKTPLRVKNFGIWLRYDSRSGTHNMYREYRDLTTAGAVTQCYRDMGARHRARAHSIQIMKVEEIPASKCRRPAVKQFHDSKIKFPLPHRVLRRQHKPHFTTKRPNTFF; encoded by the coding sequence ATGAAGGCCTCGGGCACTCTGAGAGAGTATAAGGTAGTTGGAAGATGCCTGCCTACTCCCAAGAGTCCAGTGCCACCTCTTTATCGGATGCGCATCTTTGCTCCTAATCATGTCGTAGCAAAGTCCCGATTCTGGTACTTTGTTTCCCaactgaaaaagatgaagaagtcTTCTGGAGAAATTGTGTACTGTGGACAGGTCTTTGAAAAGACCCCTCTTCGGGTGAAAAACTTTGGCATCTGGCTGCGCTACGATTCCAGGAGTGGGACCCACAACATGTACAGAGAGTACAGGGATCTGACCACTGCTGGTGCTGTCACTCAGTGCTACCGAGATATGGGGGCCCGTCACCGTGCCAGGGCCCACTCCATCCAGATTATGAAAGTGGAAGAAATTCCTGCCAGCAAATGCCGCCGGCCTGCAGTCAAGCAGTTCCACGACTCCAAAATCAAGTTCCCGCTGCCCCACAGAGTCCTGCGGCGCCAGCACAAGCCACACTTCACTACCAAGAGGCCCAACACCTTCTTCTAA